The Haliaeetus albicilla chromosome 19, bHalAlb1.1, whole genome shotgun sequence genome has a segment encoding these proteins:
- the LOC104318041 gene encoding ovostatin, translating to MDCFLGRDLICFFYLPVRKMWLKFLLAILLLHVTAAKEPELQYVLMVPAVLQTDSPGQVCLQFLNLNETISVRVILEHRTVNTTIFEKTMTASDGLQCFNFTIPPVSSAPLAFISFSARGIAVSLEERRSVMIWNTESIVFVQTDKPIYKPGQSVMFRVVALDFNFKPVQEMYPLIAIQDPRGNRIFQWQNVTSEMNIIQIEFPLTEEPILGNYKIIVAKKSGDKTNHSFLVEEYVLPKFDVTVTAPESLTVLDSEFTVKVCGVYTYGQPVEGKVQLSVCRDFDTYGRCKKSPVCQSFTKDLETEGCLSHVFSSNIFELNRIGYMRNLDVKAIVTEKGTGLQLTATQSISITRVMSSIQFENMDRHYKRGIPYFGQIKLVDKDNSPISNEVIQLFVNNKNTDNFTTDDNGIAEFSIDTSEMFDPDISLKATYKPSDQCHLEGWIEPSYPDAFLSIQRFYSWTSSFVRIEPLWQDLSCGKKRMITVHYVLNTEGYKSIKTMNFYYVGMAKGKIVLTGEIKVNIQADQNGTFTIPLVVNEKMAPALRLLVYTLHPAKELVADSVRFPVEKCFKNKVRLQFPQKQMRSASNVTLVIEAAANSFCAVRAVDQSVLLLKSETELSAEAIYSLHPLQDFQGYIFNGLNLEDDPQDPCVSSENIFHKGLYYTPVMSGLGPDVYQFLRDMGMKFFTNSKVRQPVVCTSETVRPPPYFLNAGFMASTHHVKSSAEVAREERGKRLILETIREFFPETWIWDIVLINSTGKASISYTIPDTITDWKASAFCVEQLVGFGMSVPATLTAFQPFFVDLTLPYSIIRGEDFLLKANVFNYLGHCIKINVSLSDSLDYQAKLISPEDDVCVCAKERKTYVWNIFPKEIGNVVFSITAETKDDEACGDKAPRNISIDYRDTQIRTLLVEPEGIRREKTQNSLICTKDDVISQDVALDLPTIVVEGSARASFSVVGDIMGTAMQNLHQLLQMPFGCGEQNMVLFAPNIYVLDYLNKTGQLSEEVKSKAIGYLVSGYQKQLSYKHPDGSYSIFGTRDKEGNTWLTAFVYKSFAQASHFIYIDDNVQAQTLMWLASKQKPDGCFQSVGTLFNNALKGGVDDELSLSAYITIAMLEARHSSSYPVVRNAFFCLETATEKNISDVYTRALMAYAFCLAGKAEKCESSLRELQKSAKDVGGSQHWEQEGRSPSEEYPSFLDHAPSAEVEITSYVLLALLYKPNRNQEDLTKASGIVQWIIRQQNPYGGFSSTQDTVIALQALAAYGEATYNSVTQNVVKITSKKPFEKVFIVNNVNRLLLQQTPLPEVPGKYSLTVNGSGCVLMQTALRYNIHLPEGAFGFSLSVQTSNASCPSDQPAKFDIVLISSYTGKRSSSNMVIIDVKMLSGFVPVKPSLDKLIDSHRVMQVENKKNHVLLYLENISQKKREEITFSVEQDFVVTHPKPAPVQIYDYYETEEYAVGQYTSPCKEAVAEMD from the exons GCAGTATGTCCTGATGGTGCCTGCTGTCCTCCAAACTGACTCGCCAGGTCAGGTTTGCCTACAGTTCCTTAACCTCAATGAGACAATATCCGTCAGAGTCATCCTAGAACATCGTACTGTTAACACCACTATTTTTGAGAAAACCATGACAGCAAGCGATGGTCTACAGTGCTTCAACTTCACg ATTCCTCCTGTCAGTTCTGCCCCACTGGCTTTCATCTCCTTCTCTGCCAGGGGTATCGCAGTCAGCCTAGAAGAGCGGCGGTCAGTGATGATCTGGAACACAGAGAGCATTGTCTTCGTGCAGACAGACAAACCCATCTACAAACCAGGACAGAGTG TGATGTTTCGTGTTGTTGCCCTGGATTTCAATTTTAAACCTGTTCAGGAAATG taCCCCTTGATTGCAATTCAG gatcCACGGGGCAACAGGATCTTTCAGTGGCAAAATGTGACGTCGGAGATGAACATTATCCAGATTGAATTCCCACTAACTGAAGAGCCTATCCTGGGGAACTACAAAATTATTGTAGCAAAGAAGTCAGGAGATAAAACAAATCACTCATTCCTTGTGGAGGAATATG TGTTGCCAAAATTTGATGTCACAGTCACTGCACCAGAAAGCCTTACAGTCCTGGATTCAGAGTTCACAGTGAAAGTCTGCGGAGT GTACACCTATGGCCAGCCTGTTGAAGGAAAAGTCCAGCTCAGCGTGTGCAGGGATTTTGATACATATGGGAGGTGCAAGAAAAGCCCAGTTTGTCAATCATTTACCAAAGAT ctGGAGACAGAGGGCTGCCTCTCCCACGTTTTCAGTTCCAACATCTTTGAGCTAAATCGCATTGGTTACATGAGGAATCTTGATGTGAAAGCCATCGTCACAGAGAAGGGAACAG GCCTGCAACTTACAGCTACTCAGTCTATTTCCATAACTCGGGTGATGAGCAGTATACAGTTTGAGAACATGGATCGCCACTACAAAAGAGGAATTCCTTACTTTGGACAG ATCAAGCTGGTAGACAAAGACAACTCTCCTATTTCCAATGAGGTTATTCAGCTATTTGTCAATAACAAGAACACAGACAACTTCACCACTGATGATAATGGCATTGCAGAGTTTAGCATTGACACATCAGAAATGTTTGATCCTGACATCAGTCTGAAA GCAACTTATAAACCCAGTGACCAGTGCCACTTGGAAGGTTGGatagagccttcctaccctgaTGCGTTTCTCTCCATCCAGCGCTTCTACTCCTGGACTAGCAGTTTTGTGAGGATTGAGCCTTTGTGGCAAGATCTGAGCTGTGGGAAGAAGAGGATGATCACTGTGCACTATGTCTTGAACACAGAAGGATACAAGAGCATCAAGACCATGAACTTCTACTATGTG GGCATGGCAAAAGGCAAGATTGTCCTTACAGGGGAAATTAAAGTTAATATCCAAGCTG ACCAAAATGGCACTTTCACCATCCCACTTGTGGTCAATGAGAAAATGGCTCCAGCCCTTCGGTTGCTGGTATATACCTTACACCCTGCCAAGGAGCTGGTGGCAGACAGTGTCCGATTTCCAGTTGAGAAGTGTTTCAAAAACAAG GTCCGGTTGCAATTCCCTCAAAAGCAGATGCGCTCAGCTTCCAATGTCACTTTAGTCATTGAAGCTGCTGCCAACTCCTTCTGTGCTGTGAGAGCGGTGGATCAGAGCGTGCTGCTCCTCAAGTCCGAGACGGAGCTGTCTGCAGAAGCG ATATACAGCCTGCATCCCCTGCAAGACTTTCAAGGCTACATCTTCAATGGGCTCAATCTAGAAGATGACCCCCAAGACCCTTGTGTCTCatctgaaaacatctttcacaAAGGCTTGTATTACACACCTGTAATGTCTGGATTAGGCCCAGATGTATATCAGTTCCTCAGG GACATGGGCATGAAATTTTTTACTAACTCAAAGGTTCGGCAACCAGTTGTGTGTACTAGTGAGACTGTAAGACCTCCACCATATTTCTTGAATGCAGGATTCATGGCTTCTACACATCATGTCAAATCATCAG CTGAAGTTGCTAGAGAGGAACGTGGGAAGAGACTCATCCTTGAGACTATTCGGGAATTCTTCCCTGAAACTTGGATTTGGGATATAGTCCTAATTAA CTCTACTGGAAAAGCCAGTATTTCATACACCATCCCTGACACCATCACTGACTGGAAAGCCAGTGCCTTCTGTGTGGAACAGTTGGTTGGATTTGGTATGTCTGTGCCTGCCACCCTGACAGCCTTCCAGCCTTTCTTTGTGGACTTGACCTTGCCATACTCTATCATCCGAGGAGAAGATTTCCTGCTTAAAGCCAATGTCTTCAACTACCTTGGCCACTGCATTAAG aTCAATGTTTCACTGTCAGATTCCCTTGATTATCAGGCCAAACTCATCTCTCCAGAGGATGATGTATGTGTATGtgccaaagaaagaaagacCTATGTCTGGAatattttccccaaagaaatTG GTAATGTAGTATTCAGCATTACTGCAGAGACCAAGGATGATGAAGCTTGTGGAGACAAAGCACCCAGGAACATCAGTATTGACTACAGGGACACCCAGATCAGAACACTCTTGGTTGAG CCTGAAGGCATCAGGAGGGAGAAGACCCAAAACTCCCTAATCTGCACAAAAG ATGATGTGATTAGTCAAGATGTTGCTCTAGATCTACCTACGATTGTGGTGGAAGGATCAGCCAGagcttccttttctgttgttg GCGACATCATGGGCACTGCCATGCAGAACctgcaccagctcctgcagatGCCGTTCGGCTGTGGAGAGCAGAACATGGTCCTGTTTGCACCCAACATCTACGTCCTGGACTATCTGAACAAGACAGGGCAGCTGAGCGAGGAGGTCAAATCCAAGGCCATCGGATACTTAGTGAGCG GCTACCAGAAGCAGCTGTCATACAAACATCCCGATGGGTCCTACAGCATCTTTGGCACCAGAGATAAAGAAGGGAACACCTG GCTCACTGCCTTTGTGTACAAATCGTTTGCACAAGCTAGTCACTTCATCTATATTGATGACAATGTCCAGGCTCAAACCCTGATGTGGCTGGCAAGCAAACAGAAGCCAGATGGCTGTTTCCAAAGTGTTGGGACACTCTTCAACAATGCTTTGAAG GGAGGAGTAGATGACGAGCTGTCACTTTCTGCCTACATCACCATTGCCATGCTAGAAGCTCGGCACTCCAGCTCA tatcctGTAGTGcgaaatgcctttttttgtctGGAGACTGCAACTGAGAAGAATATCAGTGATGTTTACACTCGGGCACTCATGGCCTATGCTTTCTGCTTAGCTGGCAAGGCAGAAAAATGTGAATCATCCCTTAGAGAGTTACAGAAATCAGCAAAGGACGTTG GTGGCTCACAGcactgggagcaggaggggaggtCTCCATCAGAAGAATATCCCTCCTTCCTTGACCATGCCCCATCAGCTGAAGTTGAGATCACCAGTTACGTGCTGTTGGCATTGCTCTATAAACCCAACCGGAATCAAGAGGATCTCACAAAGGCCTCGGGAATTGTGCAGTGGATCATCAGGCAGCAGAATCCCTATGGAGGTTTCTCTTCCACCCAG gaCACAGTCATTGCTCTTCAAGCCCTCGCTGCTTATGGTGAGGCCACCTACAACTCTGTTACACAAAATGTAGTCAAAATCACTTCCAAAAAGCCTTTTGAGAAGGTATTTATTGTCAACAATGTGAACAGGCTCCTGCTGCAACAGACTCCCCTTCCTGAGGTACCTGGGAAATACAGCCTAACAGTGAATGGCAGTGGATGCGTACTTATGCAG acAGCACTAAGATACAACATTCACCTTCCAGAGGGGGCCTTTGGATTTTCGCTCTCAGTACAGACATCAAATGCTTCCTGCCCATCAGATCAACCAGCAAAATTTGATATTGTCCTCATAAGCAG TTACACAGGGAAGCGCAGCAGCTCCAACATGGTCATTATTGATGTGAAGATGCTCTCTGGCTTTGTTCCTGTTAAGCCTTCCCTGGATAAG CTCATTGACAGTCATAGAGTGATGCaagtagaaaacaagaaaaaccacGTTCTCCTGTATTTGGAAAAT ATCTCgcagaagaaaagggaagaaatcaCTTTCTCAGTTGAGCAAGACTTTGTAGTGACCCATCCCAAGCCAGCTCCTGTGCAAATCTATGATTACTATGAAACAG AAGAGTATGCTGTTGGTCAGTATACGTCACCTTGCAAAGAGGCTGTTGCAGAAATGGACTAA